Proteins from a single region of Pongo pygmaeus isolate AG05252 chromosome 3, NHGRI_mPonPyg2-v2.0_pri, whole genome shotgun sequence:
- the HOPX gene encoding homeodomain-only protein isoform X1, producing MSAETASGPTEDQVEILEYNFNKVDKHPDSTTLCLIAAEAGLSEEETQKWFKQRLAKWRRSEGLPSECRSVTD from the exons ATGTCGGCGGAGACCGCGAGCGGCCCCACGGAGGACCAGGTGGAAATCCTGGAGTACAACTTCAACAAGGTCGACAAGCACCCGGATTCCACCACGCTGTGCCTCATCGCGGCCGAGGCCGGCCTTTCCGAGGAGGAGACCCAG AAATGGTTTAAGCAGCGCCTGGCAAAGTGGCGGCGCTCAGAAGGCCTGCCCTCAGAGTGCAGATCCGTCACAGACTAA